From the Deinococcus radiophilus genome, one window contains:
- a CDS encoding CPBP family intramembrane glutamic endopeptidase — MPLPAAVSRWQAAYARASPVGKTWRELGLAYLGYAALLPLTLLVPELSMSEDNAGGIEGMFSDALSGPHFYLALAGFFLLLAVAVPIAEELIFRGVPLLLRLGVQRVLPQTSWRVVSAVIGVGSAVVFARMHNLIPGTLPLPQLWLGLLAWHAASTRGLRYSMLLHGLNNAVVALLLILMVLAVGLEALQDLGVGEQPMNPAPAPAQP, encoded by the coding sequence ATGCCGCTGCCCGCTGCCGTCTCCCGCTGGCAGGCGGCCTACGCCCGCGCAAGCCCGGTGGGTAAAACCTGGCGTGAGCTGGGCCTGGCATATCTGGGCTACGCCGCGCTGCTGCCGCTGACACTGCTGGTCCCCGAACTGTCCATGAGCGAGGACAATGCGGGTGGGATTGAAGGCATGTTCTCGGACGCCCTGAGCGGCCCGCATTTCTATCTGGCGCTGGCCGGGTTTTTCCTGCTGCTGGCCGTTGCCGTGCCGATTGCCGAGGAACTGATCTTCCGGGGAGTGCCGCTGCTGCTGCGCTTGGGCGTGCAGCGGGTGTTGCCCCAGACCTCCTGGCGGGTGGTGTCAGCCGTGATCGGGGTGGGGTCGGCGGTGGTGTTCGCCCGGATGCACAACCTGATTCCCGGCACGTTGCCGCTGCCGCAGCTGTGGCTGGGGTTGCTGGCTTGGCACGCCGCCAGTACGCGGGGGCTGCGCTACTCCATGCTGCTGCATGGCCTCAACAACGCCGTGGTCGCCCTGCTCTTGATCCTGATGGTGCTGGCCGTCGGCCTTGAGGCGCTACAGGACTTGGGGGTGGGTGAGCAGCCGATGAACCCAGCGCCTGCACCGGCCCAGCCATAA
- the rnhA gene encoding ribonuclease HI, translating into MTPPPRTSAQRSASAARDRLPLRAVIQPETPVSGQQVTLFSDGACDTTKGHGGWATILRYGEHELVLSGHEAGTTNNRMELRGLLEGLRTLKRPCQVRVVTDSQYLRKAFTDGWITGWMRNGWKTASKEPVKNQDLWEALIEQARVHELTFVWVKGHAGHDENERVDQLAVQERKKLR; encoded by the coding sequence GTGACGCCTCCTCCCCGCACCTCCGCCCAGCGCAGCGCCAGCGCCGCCCGTGACCGGCTGCCACTGCGGGCCGTCATTCAGCCCGAAACCCCAGTCAGCGGTCAGCAGGTCACACTCTTTAGCGACGGGGCGTGTGACACCACCAAGGGTCACGGCGGCTGGGCCACCATCTTGCGCTACGGCGAACACGAGCTGGTCCTCAGCGGCCACGAAGCAGGCACCACCAACAACCGTATGGAACTGCGCGGCTTGCTGGAAGGCCTGCGGACCCTCAAGCGGCCCTGCCAGGTGCGCGTGGTGACCGATAGTCAGTATCTGCGTAAAGCCTTTACCGACGGCTGGATTACCGGCTGGATGCGGAACGGCTGGAAGACGGCCAGCAAAGAGCCGGTCAAGAACCAAGACCTCTGGGAAGCCCTGATTGAGCAAGCCCGTGTCCACGAGCTGACCTTCGTGTGGGTCAAGGGCCACGCCGGACACGACGAGAACGAGCGTGTAGACCAGCTGGCAGTGCAGGAGCGCAAGAAACTGCGCTGA
- a CDS encoding YwqG family protein, with amino-acid sequence MRPLLLLALPLCAALTVAGATWGAAPSAPARDIPTREVTMTTLPQPHPAPDEVQLWADPASGERLTLTRRGEQITVTQNGQTRAVSPDDYAEQVRQQTEMAEAMFQQQDFYSPMTVAMYRQQVFYKAGESLDAARAVWQEQGLPLALWDELEEVRQGPLAALLGMGTLPLVSQEQIAASVYMSELANQAGAGSLTQAEDGGSFEVVQDGRRSVIKVAPDSLLFHPPQELRGRFNALMRASVVTAPPEPLTDGLMHDTARQWQEQGLVQLTPRREDGAVWLPAELEPYRAALTAGERPVVRLSADLSRRPQPWQSRVGGVPYWPQDEAWPMSREADPRPLVFLAQLNLAELNAKGYWPELPRQGLLQFFILNTDLYGADFDRDWAESIGHRVIYRPEVRQDMAGLRREIVQPQLSEHSLGLDDLEGFETPFKQWPTEVALTALPDTEPVSGSDALSHALLKLPDNYWEDDDASEKLSALYETFPAGHKLGGYPNFTQSDPRQPDGEWVLLFQLDSDPRLGLMWGDVGIGNFFIRPDDLKNLDFSRVAYHWDCS; translated from the coding sequence ATGCGTCCCTTACTGCTGCTGGCCCTCCCGCTGTGCGCTGCCCTGACGGTTGCGGGGGCCACCTGGGGCGCGGCCCCGTCCGCCCCGGCCCGTGACATCCCCACCCGCGAGGTGACCATGACGACTCTGCCCCAGCCCCACCCTGCGCCCGATGAGGTTCAACTCTGGGCCGACCCTGCGAGCGGCGAGCGCCTCACGCTGACCCGGCGCGGCGAGCAGATCACCGTCACCCAGAACGGGCAGACCCGTGCAGTTTCCCCAGACGACTACGCCGAGCAGGTACGCCAACAAACTGAAATGGCCGAGGCAATGTTCCAGCAGCAGGATTTCTACAGTCCCATGACGGTGGCGATGTATCGCCAGCAGGTCTTCTACAAGGCGGGCGAGTCGCTGGACGCGGCCCGCGCCGTCTGGCAGGAGCAGGGGCTGCCACTGGCGCTGTGGGATGAGCTGGAGGAAGTTCGGCAAGGCCCACTCGCCGCCCTGCTGGGGATGGGTACTTTGCCTTTAGTTTCCCAGGAGCAAATAGCGGCCAGTGTCTACATGTCCGAGCTGGCGAATCAGGCGGGTGCCGGTAGCCTCACCCAGGCCGAAGATGGCGGCAGCTTCGAAGTCGTCCAGGATGGTCGGCGTAGCGTGATTAAGGTTGCGCCGGACAGCCTGCTGTTTCACCCGCCCCAGGAGTTGCGGGGCCGTTTCAATGCGCTGATGCGGGCCTCGGTGGTCACTGCGCCTCCTGAGCCGCTAACGGACGGCCTGATGCACGACACGGCGCGGCAGTGGCAAGAGCAGGGGCTGGTGCAGCTGACCCCCCGGCGCGAGGACGGTGCTGTCTGGCTGCCCGCCGAGCTGGAGCCATACCGCGCCGCATTGACCGCCGGTGAGCGTCCGGTGGTTCGCCTGAGTGCTGACCTCTCCCGCCGTCCTCAGCCCTGGCAAAGTAGGGTGGGCGGCGTCCCTTACTGGCCGCAGGACGAAGCCTGGCCCATGTCGCGCGAAGCCGACCCCCGCCCGCTGGTCTTCCTGGCGCAGCTGAACCTGGCCGAGCTGAATGCGAAAGGGTACTGGCCGGAGTTGCCACGGCAAGGGCTGCTGCAATTTTTCATCCTGAATACGGATCTGTATGGGGCAGATTTTGACCGCGATTGGGCGGAGAGCATCGGCCACCGCGTCATCTACCGCCCCGAAGTGAGGCAGGACATGGCCGGGTTGCGCCGCGAGATTGTCCAGCCGCAGCTGTCGGAACATAGCCTGGGCCTGGACGATCTGGAAGGCTTTGAAACGCCCTTTAAGCAGTGGCCCACCGAAGTGGCCCTGACCGCGCTGCCCGACACCGAACCCGTCAGCGGCAGTGATGCGCTCAGCCACGCTCTTCTGAAGTTGCCTGACAACTACTGGGAAGATGACGATGCCTCTGAAAAATTATCGGCCCTCTATGAAACCTTTCCGGCAGGCCATAAACTGGGCGGCTATCCCAACTTCACGCAGTCCGACCCCCGCCAGCCGGATGGAGAGTGGGTGCTGCTGTTTCAGCTGGATTCCGATCCGCGCTTAGGGCTGATGTGGGGCGATGTGGGGATCGGGAACTTCTTCATTCGCCCGGATGACCTGAAGAACCTGGACTTTTCACGGGTGGCCTACCACTGGGACTGCAGCTGA
- a CDS encoding SRPBCC family protein has product MFKLLRRSSSSPQPESEGGQQTTLSARPEVRKSAEQRPVTPARGNQEPIELSYTLPMRGRPEVLYRLALVPTRRAAWDSNMTESGWLDETQSLKNGARARFRLKNRLLSSRFEAEYEGLKPSKAGGWRSLKNVGPLEELSQHWEFRPLQGQQGTEVTLTVRGRVRFGWVRSQVERLLYNLMLSTLLDMQREIDAPTAARIQEMGEEAKRREEAERKAQKAARKAAKKRR; this is encoded by the coding sequence ATGTTCAAGCTGCTGCGCAGGTCAAGTTCTTCCCCCCAGCCCGAATCGGAAGGGGGGCAGCAGACCACCTTGTCGGCGCGGCCCGAGGTTCGCAAGTCGGCAGAGCAGCGCCCCGTCACACCTGCCCGTGGCAACCAGGAACCTATCGAGCTGAGCTACACCTTGCCCATGCGCGGGCGCCCGGAGGTGCTCTACCGGCTGGCGCTGGTGCCGACCCGCCGCGCCGCCTGGGATTCAAACATGACCGAATCCGGCTGGTTAGACGAGACGCAGTCCCTGAAAAACGGTGCCCGCGCCCGGTTTCGCCTGAAAAACCGCCTGCTCAGCTCGCGCTTTGAGGCCGAATATGAGGGCCTGAAGCCTTCCAAGGCCGGGGGCTGGCGCAGCCTGAAAAATGTCGGCCCCTTAGAAGAACTTTCGCAGCATTGGGAGTTCCGGCCCCTCCAGGGACAGCAGGGAACCGAGGTTACGCTGACCGTGCGGGGCCGCGTCCGCTTTGGCTGGGTGCGCAGTCAGGTGGAACGGCTGCTCTATAACCTGATGCTCAGCACCCTGCTGGACATGCAGCGCGAGATAGACGCGCCCACCGCTGCCCGGATTCAGGAAATGGGCGAGGAAGCCAAGCGGCGCGAGGAAGCGGAGCGCAAAGCGCAGAAAGCGGCCCGCAAAGCCGCCAAGAAGCGCCGTTAG
- a CDS encoding diguanylate cyclase — protein MIDIDHFKAYNDHYGHPAGDVCLREVAQALQGALRRSGDMLTRYGGEEFALLLPDTGLAGTQMVAERLRRAVLDLSLPHQAHPLGQVTISLGAASLHGVTGSELVQAADGALYAAKRAGRNRVALHDEAGTPQVLVAQ, from the coding sequence ATGATCGACATTGACCATTTCAAGGCCTACAACGACCACTATGGCCACCCTGCCGGCGACGTCTGTCTACGCGAGGTGGCGCAGGCACTACAGGGAGCGCTGCGCCGCTCCGGTGACATGCTGACCCGCTACGGCGGCGAAGAGTTCGCCCTGCTGCTGCCCGACACTGGGCTGGCTGGGACTCAGATGGTGGCTGAACGCCTACGCCGCGCTGTGCTGGACCTCAGCTTGCCTCATCAGGCCCATCCACTGGGCCAGGTCACCATCAGTCTGGGGGCGGCCAGCTTGCACGGTGTGACCGGCAGTGAGCTGGTACAAGCTGCTGACGGGGCGCTGTACGCCGCCAAACGGGCTGGACGCAACCGGGTCGCGCTGCATGATGAGGCCGGAACGCCTCAGGTTCTGGTGGCCCAGTAG
- the gntA gene encoding guanitoxin biosynthesis heme-dependent pre-guanitoxin N-hydroxylase GntA: MSPTEQQAFREKIQAPDFPCVAAKASVNTAVYRLKTYPALATLDSTLALARDLRAFQAEQPGMDSDFTSFVAVFETPGEVDELTFERLVWEQLHALSRLDDAPYSREVSPDTTSPDFGYSFGGQAFFLVGLHPGASRLARRFPYAMLVFNSHHQFRTLKADGRWTRFQETIRARDVKLQGNINPNLADYGTAPEARQYSGRAVEPGWQAPFGHCPLGFGAQPTQEADK; the protein is encoded by the coding sequence TTGTCACCTACTGAGCAGCAGGCGTTCCGTGAAAAAATCCAAGCTCCCGATTTTCCCTGTGTAGCCGCCAAGGCATCGGTCAACACCGCTGTCTACCGTCTGAAAACCTATCCTGCACTGGCGACCCTGGACAGCACCCTGGCGCTGGCCCGTGACCTGCGGGCTTTCCAAGCCGAGCAGCCAGGCATGGATTCGGACTTCACCAGCTTCGTGGCTGTCTTCGAAACCCCCGGTGAAGTGGACGAACTGACCTTCGAGCGGCTGGTCTGGGAACAGCTGCACGCGCTTTCGCGGCTGGACGACGCGCCTTATAGCCGCGAGGTCAGCCCCGATACCACCTCGCCAGATTTCGGGTATTCCTTTGGCGGGCAGGCTTTTTTTCTGGTGGGGTTGCACCCAGGGGCTTCACGCCTGGCCCGGCGGTTTCCCTACGCCATGTTGGTGTTCAACTCGCACCACCAGTTCCGTACCCTCAAGGCGGACGGTCGCTGGACCCGCTTTCAGGAAACCATCCGCGCCCGTGACGTCAAACTGCAGGGCAACATTAATCCCAACCTGGCCGACTACGGAACGGCCCCCGAAGCCCGGCAGTATTCTGGCCGTGCCGTGGAACCCGGCTGGCAGGCTCCCTTTGGGCACTGTCCACTGGGCTTCGGCGCCCAGCCAACCCAGGAGGCCGACAAATGA
- a CDS encoding DUF4870 domain-containing protein has translation MKRESQNSSVSQGSADGPARVQPMVASQPGHLSPDDQTPAMLIHLSPLLAFVLPALGNLLGPLAAWLIYRDRSAALDEQGKEALNFQISMWIYSTLGLLILLGLAGLGFLGGFAGAAAGSDVLAGFGIFSGVGLLFLLMLGGLFLYIIPIIFMILAVMTVSDGRPYHYPFTLRLLK, from the coding sequence ATGAAGCGCGAATCTCAGAACAGCTCCGTGTCTCAAGGCAGTGCTGACGGCCCCGCCCGCGTGCAGCCGATGGTGGCGTCACAGCCCGGACACCTCAGCCCGGATGACCAGACCCCGGCCATGCTGATCCATCTCTCGCCGCTGCTGGCTTTCGTGCTGCCTGCGCTGGGCAATCTGCTGGGACCACTGGCCGCCTGGCTCATCTACCGGGACCGCAGCGCTGCGCTGGATGAGCAGGGCAAAGAAGCCCTGAACTTCCAGATCAGCATGTGGATCTATTCCACGCTGGGCCTGCTGATCTTGCTGGGACTGGCGGGGCTCGGCTTTCTGGGCGGCTTCGCTGGCGCAGCGGCGGGCTCCGACGTGCTGGCCGGCTTCGGGATCTTTAGTGGAGTGGGCCTGCTGTTCTTGCTGATGCTGGGGGGGCTGTTCCTGTACATCATCCCGATCATTTTCATGATTCTGGCCGTCATGACCGTTTCGGACGGGCGACCTTACCATTACCCCTTTACCCTGCGGCTGCTGAAGTGA
- the gnd gene encoding phosphogluconate dehydrogenase (NAD(+)-dependent, decarboxylating), producing the protein MTAKQTGTLGMIGLGKMGGNMVQRLLQGGHRVVGHDRDPAVVAELAALGMEGEASVPELLGKLGEPGTRAVWMMVPAGPITQSVLDDLAAQMSAGDIIIDGGNSNYKDTMRRAEALRERGIHYVDVGTSGGVWGLQEGYAMMVGGDEVAVERLRPLLETLAPAPDRGWGRMGPSGSGHYVKMVHNGIEYGMMQAYAEGFELMRAKQEFGLDLAQIAELWRHGSVVRSWLLDLTAEALQADTELGDVSDYVADSGEGRWTIIDSIEEGVPAPVITLATQMRFRSQQELSYAGQMLSVMRRAFGGHAVKVVEAPKQEGLIPDVGQTGGTAAEQLGETGQERVLGDQ; encoded by the coding sequence ATGACTGCTAAACAGACCGGAACCCTGGGGATGATCGGCCTCGGCAAGATGGGCGGCAACATGGTGCAGCGGCTGCTGCAGGGCGGACACCGCGTGGTGGGCCACGACCGCGACCCGGCGGTGGTGGCCGAGCTGGCGGCGCTGGGCATGGAAGGCGAAGCCAGCGTGCCGGAGCTGCTCGGCAAGCTGGGCGAACCCGGCACCCGCGCTGTATGGATGATGGTCCCGGCTGGGCCGATTACCCAGAGCGTGCTGGACGACCTGGCCGCCCAGATGTCGGCGGGCGACATCATCATCGACGGCGGCAACTCCAATTACAAAGACACGATGCGCCGCGCCGAGGCCCTGCGGGAGCGCGGTATTCACTATGTGGACGTGGGCACTTCCGGCGGCGTCTGGGGCCTGCAGGAGGGGTACGCCATGATGGTGGGCGGGGACGAGGTGGCCGTAGAGCGCCTGCGCCCGCTGCTGGAAACGCTGGCTCCGGCGCCTGACCGGGGCTGGGGCCGCATGGGGCCGAGCGGGTCGGGTCACTACGTGAAAATGGTCCACAACGGCATCGAGTACGGCATGATGCAGGCCTACGCCGAGGGCTTCGAGCTGATGCGCGCCAAGCAGGAATTCGGGCTGGACCTGGCCCAGATTGCCGAGCTGTGGCGGCACGGCAGCGTGGTCCGCTCATGGCTGCTGGACCTGACGGCGGAGGCCCTACAGGCCGACACTGAGTTGGGCGATGTGAGCGACTATGTGGCCGATTCGGGCGAGGGACGCTGGACCATCATTGATTCGATTGAAGAGGGTGTACCGGCCCCGGTCATCACCCTGGCGACCCAGATGCGCTTCCGCAGCCAGCAGGAGCTGAGCTACGCCGGGCAGATGCTCAGCGTGATGCGCCGTGCCTTTGGTGGGCACGCGGTCAAAGTGGTCGAGGCTCCCAAGCAAGAAGGTCTGATTCCCGATGTGGGCCAGACCGGAGGCACCGCCGCCGAGCAACTGGGTGAAACTGGGCAGGAACGCGTCTTGGGTGACCAATGA
- a CDS encoding TrmB family transcriptional regulator yields the protein MSAVIHLQALGLTEYEARAYTALLALGRSVPARVARQAGIPRPKIYETLERLEGRGLASKVGQSPLEYAPLSAREYLTRSRRSFSDRLEALDRDLSRLTPDPAPEAVYHLNGEAALRSLCEDLILNATRQVYMAGVPVLADRLEALCPRGVALTRADLVDLPPIAAAGQHAFLLTRDAEAAVIAHFVPEDADIEAHGVHTHNPVIIHLIDGYVTLAAQQSQQPAAPAKAKTSRAKSAEASATAAKS from the coding sequence GTGAGCGCTGTGATTCATTTGCAAGCCCTGGGCCTGACCGAGTACGAGGCGCGGGCCTACACCGCCCTGCTGGCGCTGGGGCGTTCGGTGCCGGCGCGGGTCGCCCGTCAGGCTGGCATTCCCCGGCCCAAAATCTACGAGACGCTGGAGCGCCTAGAGGGGCGCGGCCTGGCCAGCAAGGTGGGCCAGAGCCCGCTGGAATACGCGCCGCTGAGTGCGCGGGAATACCTGACCCGTTCGCGCCGGTCTTTCAGTGACCGTTTGGAGGCGCTGGACCGCGACCTCTCGCGCCTGACCCCCGACCCTGCCCCCGAAGCGGTGTACCACCTCAACGGCGAAGCGGCGCTGCGCTCACTGTGCGAAGACCTGATTCTGAACGCTACCCGGCAGGTCTATATGGCCGGTGTGCCCGTATTGGCGGACCGCCTGGAAGCCCTGTGTCCCCGTGGCGTGGCGCTGACCCGCGCCGATCTGGTGGACCTGCCGCCCATCGCCGCCGCCGGGCAACACGCCTTTTTGCTGACCCGTGACGCCGAGGCGGCTGTGATCGCCCACTTTGTCCCCGAAGACGCCGATATTGAGGCGCACGGGGTCCATACGCACAATCCAGTCATCATTCACCTGATTGATGGGTACGTGACCCTGGCTGCCCAGCAAAGCCAGCAGCCCGCTGCACCTGCCAAAGCCAAAACGAGTCGCGCCAAAAGTGCCGAGGCCAGCGCCACAGCCGCCAAATCCTGA
- a CDS encoding response regulator: protein MILIVDDSAVVRWQLTRQLEAAGLGTVHAPEQLWEARELLGFGDGETLVEVLLLDLVMPQTDGLAFLQELRGFPHLSDLPVIIVTSLEEENELERVFAAGANDYLTKPSLPVVLAARVRNLQRLARATNERKARERELLRLTRDLQQARDELEHLSMTDSLTGVANRRSFEVLLRRHSAPLAAQAVHSA from the coding sequence TTGATTCTCATCGTAGATGACAGCGCCGTGGTGCGCTGGCAATTGACCCGGCAACTGGAAGCGGCTGGGCTGGGCACCGTCCACGCCCCTGAGCAGCTGTGGGAAGCCCGTGAACTGCTGGGCTTTGGCGACGGCGAAACCCTGGTTGAAGTGCTGCTCCTGGACCTGGTGATGCCGCAAACGGATGGTCTAGCCTTTTTGCAGGAGCTGCGTGGGTTTCCGCACCTCTCGGACCTGCCGGTGATCATCGTGACCAGTCTGGAAGAAGAAAACGAGCTGGAGCGGGTCTTTGCGGCTGGGGCCAACGATTATCTGACCAAGCCGTCGCTGCCAGTCGTGCTGGCGGCCCGCGTCCGCAACCTGCAACGGCTGGCCCGTGCGACGAATGAGCGCAAGGCCCGCGAGCGCGAACTGCTGCGCCTGACCCGCGACCTGCAACAGGCCCGCGATGAGTTAGAACATCTGTCCATGACCGATTCACTGACCGGAGTAGCCAATCGGCGCTCATTTGAGGTGCTGCTGCGCCGTCACAGTGCGCCGTTGGCTGCCCAGGCCGTCCACTCGGCCTGA
- a CDS encoding NADH:flavin oxidoreductase/NADH oxidase family protein — MIHPADPLTLPCGVTVKNRLLKGAMSEALGTRDHAPRPELSALYARWAQGGTGILLTGNVMVDAHALGEPGNVVLEDEQHLAEFHGWAMQGSREGAALWMQLNHPGKQAPRGLNAQTVAPSAVPFGKGMERAFATPRELTVSEIHELSARFAHSARLAQRAGFGGVQLHGAHGYLISQFLSPRHNVRQDEYGGTLAGRMRFLLETFDAVRAAVGPRFPVSVKLNSSDFVRGGFSEDDSLSVVQALGERGCDLIEISGGTYEKPMMMVNERERGGFFADFSRWARAVAGVPVCVTGGFRDSDTVRGALATGAADVVGLGRPLVTDPHFSARLLRGEEVCSEVRPLKTGLGLLDGSGYLEIAWYEDAMRRLARGEQVRAGEAPLPALARMSAETGLAAVFRRRRALI; from the coding sequence ATGATCCATCCGGCCGATCCCCTGACGCTGCCCTGTGGCGTCACCGTCAAGAACCGCCTGCTCAAAGGTGCCATGAGCGAGGCATTGGGCACCCGTGACCATGCTCCGCGCCCGGAACTAAGTGCCCTGTACGCACGCTGGGCACAGGGCGGGACAGGCATCTTGCTGACCGGCAACGTGATGGTGGACGCTCACGCCCTGGGTGAACCCGGCAACGTGGTCTTGGAGGATGAGCAACACCTGGCTGAGTTTCACGGTTGGGCCATGCAGGGCAGCCGTGAGGGTGCAGCGCTGTGGATGCAGTTGAACCACCCTGGCAAGCAAGCTCCGCGTGGGCTGAATGCACAGACGGTGGCCCCCAGCGCCGTGCCGTTCGGGAAAGGGATGGAGCGGGCCTTTGCCACACCACGGGAATTGACGGTATCCGAAATCCATGAACTGAGCGCCCGATTCGCCCACTCGGCGCGGCTGGCGCAGCGGGCTGGCTTTGGTGGGGTGCAGCTGCACGGGGCACACGGCTACCTGATCTCGCAGTTTCTGTCACCGCGCCACAATGTGCGCCAGGACGAATACGGGGGCACGCTGGCTGGACGGATGCGCTTCTTGCTCGAAACCTTTGACGCGGTTCGGGCAGCAGTGGGGCCGCGTTTCCCGGTCAGCGTCAAGCTGAACTCGTCGGACTTCGTGCGGGGTGGCTTCAGCGAAGATGACAGCCTAAGCGTGGTGCAGGCGCTGGGCGAGCGTGGCTGTGACCTGATCGAGATTTCCGGCGGAACCTACGAAAAACCGATGATGATGGTGAATGAAAGGGAGCGCGGCGGCTTTTTTGCGGATTTCTCACGGTGGGCGCGGGCGGTGGCGGGCGTGCCGGTGTGCGTGACTGGGGGCTTTCGGGACTCGGATACGGTGCGCGGGGCACTGGCTACAGGCGCCGCCGACGTGGTGGGGCTGGGCCGTCCACTGGTAACTGATCCGCACTTCAGCGCCCGGTTGCTGCGGGGTGAGGAGGTCTGCAGCGAGGTCAGGCCACTGAAAACCGGGCTGGGCCTGCTGGACGGCAGCGGCTACCTTGAAATCGCCTGGTACGAGGATGCCATGCGCCGCCTCGCACGCGGCGAGCAGGTTCGGGCGGGCGAGGCTCCCCTGCCGGCGCTGGCCCGCATGTCCGCCGAGACGGGCCTGGCCGCCGTCTTCCGCAGACGCCGCGCTCTGATCTAG
- a CDS encoding DUF1989 domain-containing protein — MTHPDQTERVHRIPPQSGSGFSLQKGDVLVVIDPQGEQVSDLMAFAADNKEEWLSSGRTFDYNETIYLTTGHVLYSNRSRPMFTLLRDDVGRHDFLLTPCSTETFEILYPPGTAEGHPSCFSNLVQAFEPFGIQPDQIPTTLNIFMNVLVDQQGRVNIGPPISQAGQRLELRAEMDLIVGLTACSAEGSNNGTFKPIDYVVIPAAEAAHRSEN, encoded by the coding sequence ATGACACACCCTGATCAGACCGAGCGCGTACACCGCATCCCGCCTCAGAGTGGCAGCGGATTCTCCCTGCAAAAAGGCGATGTGCTGGTGGTGATTGATCCCCAGGGCGAGCAGGTGTCCGACCTGATGGCCTTCGCGGCTGACAACAAAGAAGAATGGCTCTCGTCGGGCCGCACCTTCGATTACAACGAAACCATCTATCTGACCACCGGGCATGTGCTGTACTCCAACCGCTCGCGCCCCATGTTTACCCTGCTGCGTGACGATGTGGGCCGTCACGATTTCCTGCTGACCCCTTGTTCCACCGAAACCTTTGAGATCTTGTATCCGCCCGGCACCGCCGAGGGACATCCCAGCTGCTTTTCTAATCTGGTGCAGGCCTTTGAACCGTTTGGCATTCAGCCTGACCAGATTCCGACCACGCTGAATATTTTTATGAACGTCCTGGTGGATCAACAGGGCCGGGTGAACATCGGCCCGCCTATTTCGCAGGCGGGGCAGCGCCTAGAACTGCGTGCCGAGATGGACCTGATCGTGGGCCTGACCGCCTGCTCAGCGGAGGGCAGCAACAACGGCACCTTTAAGCCGATCGACTATGTTGTGATTCCAGCGGCTGAGGCGGCTCACAGGAGCGAGAATTAA